GCAAGACGCTACGCAGCCATGGCTGCCAAACTGACAGATGAAATGGTGAAGGATGCTAGGAGTCTACTGGATGCAATGGGGATACCGTGGGTTCAAGCTCCAGCTGAAGGTGAAGCTCAAGCAGCCTACATGGCTAGGAAGGGTGATGCATATGCGTCGGCGTCACAAGACTACGATAGCCTGCTATTCGGCTCCCCTAGACTAGTAAGGAATCTTACAATAAGCGGCAGGAGGAAGCTTCCTAGAAGAGACGAGTATATTGAGATAAAGCCGGAGGTCATAGACCTCGAGAAACTTCTCTCAACACTAGGATTAAACCTCGAGGGCTTAATAGATGTCGGCATACTCCTCGGAACAGACTATAATCCAGACGGCTTTGAAGGTATTGGACCGAAGAAGGCTCTCCAGCTAGTGAAAATCTACGGGGGTTTGGAGAAAATACCTAAACCCCTACTGAAAACTCCTGTGGAAGTAGATGTCACCACAATAAAAAAGTATTTCCTTCAACCTCCTGTCACAGATAAGTACAAGCTTGAATGGCGTAGCCCGGATACTGATGAAGTAAAACGAATACTCGTAAAAGAACACGATTTTAATAGCGAAAGAGTTGAAGCAGCACTCGAGAGATACATGAAGGCATTTAAGGATCACATAAAAGGAGAGCAGAAAGGCCTCTCAAAGTGGTTTACTTCCCCCAGCCACTCCTAAACCTCCAGCACTACTCCCCTACAAACAAGAATTTACAGGTTTCATGAGCGAGAATAGCCTGGGTTTGCAAGCATTACACCACCGGGAAGCATATAATTTGTATGAGAAGTTGAATGTGAATCCCACTGTAGCAGGAAGGTGCAGTCTAAGAAGTGAGGGCTAGACTTGTATCGCGGGTTAGTCTACTTATTCTCCTGGAGGTTAATTCAAATACCTAGGTTAAGTACTACGGGGGTGATAGGAGCCTGAACGATTTTCACGCCATCCATATCTACCTATTAGTGGCACGAACACGCATTCAATCCCGTATCTCTTGGTGAGCACGCCTCCCCGCTTCTCTACTATGATGAGCCTCTGGATATAGGGGTCGCCGACTGGTATCACTAGTCTGCCTCCATCTGCTAGCTGCTCGATGAGTGGTGGCGGGATAGTGGGTGCAGCAGCAGTGACAATGATCTTATCGAATGGCGCCTTCTCCGGCAGCCCGAGGCTCCCATCACCTGTGACAACTGTCACGTCGTCACTATAGCCTGCTTCACTTAGGCGTTCTCTAGCGTACTCTGCTAGCTCAGGGATCCTCTCGATAGTATACACGTGGCCTCTCCGCTCAGGGCTACTTCTCGCCACGATTTCAGCGAGAACTGCAGCCTGGTATCCTGAGCCTGTTCCAACCTCTAGTACTCTATCACCTGGTTCAGGGTCAAGTTCTTCCGTCATTATGGCAACCATATGTATAGCACTAATAGTCTGCCCATAGCCTATAGGTAGAGGCGTGTCAACGTAAGCATACTCTCTCAGATGTCTTGGCACAAAGAGCTCTCGGGGAACCTTGAGGAGAGCTTTTTTAACCTTCTCGCTTCTAACATACCCGAGCATATATAGCTCCTCGATAACCCGCCTCCTGTACTCCTCCATGCTCAAGAACAACCCCTCTCTTAAAATTACTCAATTGCCCCAAATAATACCAGGGTTAACCGGGATGGTTGCTGTTGAAGTAGTATATGCGAGAGGCCACCCTAATATTAAGGCTACTCATCCTACTACACTAGAGGTTACTAGAGAGGAGCATCTAACTGAGAGAGGAGACTGTATTATAGGTGTCTCAGCTAGTAAAGCACCGAGAGACTTCTCGGAGAGCTTTAAAGAAGCTTTAAGAAGTGATAGGGCAGTACTTGTAGCCCTAATCATAGTTGGAGGTTTAATGGATGTAGTGTTAGCTCAGGGTAGTAGCAGGCTTCTACTGGATAGCCCTGTTAAACTAGTCATAAGAAGAAGCTCGTTCATCGAGCCAGCTACAATTGGTGTTAAAGCCAGCAAGGCGGCGAGAGATATAGATAGAGGAATTATCGCCGCGCTCCGAAACCCTGACACAGTAGTCGAGTTAAAACTATACGCTTTAAGGCTTGACGAGATCGAATCTATATACACCGGCTCTAGGAGCATACTCTAAGACTAGCCTTGACTCCTGGATTCTCCAGCCAGGCAGCCTAGATTCAAGCTCCACTCTAGTAGTATCAGGATCGTAGGTGAGATGGTAGAGGTGGAGAACACCTCCAGGTTTAAGGACTGCATCATATACGCCAAGGAATTCAAGACTAGATTTAGGCAGGTTGGCTATAACCCTGTCAGCTTTACCCTCAATCCTCACGTACTCTACTATTCTCCTGGCATCAGTATTCAATGGTATTATAGTCCCCTTAAGCCTTCTAGCATTAGCCTCTATATTCCAGCATAGAAGCCTATATGCTTCTGGATTCAAGTCGTTGGCTATGATGAGGGATCTCCTTAGCGACGCTATGTGAACTGGGAACCCTCCGATCCCCGTGAAGAGGTCTACTATGAGCTCACCATCCCTTGAAGCTACTGCTATCCTGTGGTGTTCCTCAGCGAGCCTAGGATTGTAGTATACTCTACCAAGGGATACTTTAAAGAGCAGCCCGTACTCTTTAGCTACCACTTCACTTACTGGTTCACCCCATAAGAGTCTCAGGACTGGTACTCTATACTCGTCGACCGTCTCCTCCTTAACGTATATTGCCTTCAAGCCTGGATGAACGCTTCTCAACGCTTCAACGAGCTCTGATTCCTCCATGAAGCCTAGTACATTGCTTCTAACTATGGCTACACCACCTATTAGGTCGTAGGAGGGAACTCTAACAGCAGGCTCAAGTCTTCTAGCCGGTGGACTACACTCTGTGATCACGAATGGTACACCTTCTAGAATATCGTGGAGATCCCCTGTGAATTTTACTACAGGTATTAGAATTATACCATCAAGCCTGGAGACCCGGTACTCCGTGTTAACGAGTCCTCTGGATTTAAGCCTCCGTATAGCTATATCAGCATACCTTCTCTCAACGCTGACACAGAGAATATTATCAGCCACCATAGGCTACCAGCCACGCTTGGAGATCCATGCCTCTAAGCACACGGTGCTCCAGCACTCAAGATATTAGGAGGGATATTAGTGCTCTTATACTGGATTGATTGAAATGCTCCCTGTATCATCAGTGCAAGTGGTCTACAAGCCTACAGCAGAGTGCATTAGCATTGCGAGAAAGTACAGCGAGGTGCTCCGGACTCATGGAATTACCACTGGAGTATCAGTGGTAGATGATGTTGACTCCAGTACTATTGCCGGGAAGGATTTAATTGTGAGTATAGGTGGAGATGGAACAATCCTGAGGATCTCGAGGTGCCTTCAGAAGCCTACTGATACACCTCTAATACTACCACATCAATGCGGTAGGAGGAATAGTTTCTACGAGGATGTTACACTTGAAGTTGACAGCATTATTGAGAGAGTGCTGAAAGGAGATTTTACAGTTCAACTCTACCCGAGAGGCAAGGTCTGCGTGAAGGAGAACTGCTTTTTCTTCCTGAATGAAGCAGCCTTGATAAACGCTGACTTAGGTAAGGTAGCTGGTTTCACAGTAGCTATAAGCTCGCCTGGACTACGCTCCAAATACGATTTCGAGGGAGACGGCTTAATCGTAAGCACAGCTCCAGGTTCCGCTGGATACAATCTCTCAGCTAGAGGGCCGTTAACTCCAGCAGGCCTGGAGATCCTTATAGTAACACACTTGAATCCCATACAGTTGGGTATGCCTTCAATCATAGTGGAAGCTAATCTAAGCGTTATAGAGGTATCATCAAGGGA
This window of the Desulfurococcus sp. genome carries:
- the fen gene encoding flap endonuclease-1; amino-acid sequence: MGVNLKDLIPDEARSILEDLKILRGRIIAIDAYNALYQFLAAIRQPDGTPLLDSKGRVTSHLSGLFYRTINLVEAGVKPVYVFDGKPPELKAREIEKRRVIREEAARKYEEAVQSGDLELARRYAAMAAKLTDEMVKDARSLLDAMGIPWVQAPAEGEAQAAYMARKGDAYASASQDYDSLLFGSPRLVRNLTISGRRKLPRRDEYIEIKPEVIDLEKLLSTLGLNLEGLIDVGILLGTDYNPDGFEGIGPKKALQLVKIYGGLEKIPKPLLKTPVEVDVTTIKKYFLQPPVTDKYKLEWRSPDTDEVKRILVKEHDFNSERVEAALERYMKAFKDHIKGEQKGLSKWFTSPSHS
- a CDS encoding protein-L-isoaspartate O-methyltransferase, whose amino-acid sequence is MEEYRRRVIEELYMLGYVRSEKVKKALLKVPRELFVPRHLREYAYVDTPLPIGYGQTISAIHMVAIMTEELDPEPGDRVLEVGTGSGYQAAVLAEIVARSSPERRGHVYTIERIPELAEYARERLSEAGYSDDVTVVTGDGSLGLPEKAPFDKIIVTAAAPTIPPPLIEQLADGGRLVIPVGDPYIQRLIIVEKRGGVLTKRYGIECVFVPLIGRYGWRENRSGSYHPRST
- a CDS encoding DUF371 domain-containing protein, which gives rise to MPQIIPGLTGMVAVEVVYARGHPNIKATHPTTLEVTREEHLTERGDCIIGVSASKAPRDFSESFKEALRSDRAVLVALIIVGGLMDVVLAQGSSRLLLDSPVKLVIRRSSFIEPATIGVKASKAARDIDRGIIAALRNPDTVVELKLYALRLDEIESIYTGSRSIL
- a CDS encoding methyltransferase, whose product is MVADNILCVSVERRYADIAIRRLKSRGLVNTEYRVSRLDGIILIPVVKFTGDLHDILEGVPFVITECSPPARRLEPAVRVPSYDLIGGVAIVRSNVLGFMEESELVEALRSVHPGLKAIYVKEETVDEYRVPVLRLLWGEPVSEVVAKEYGLLFKVSLGRVYYNPRLAEEHHRIAVASRDGELIVDLFTGIGGFPVHIASLRRSLIIANDLNPEAYRLLCWNIEANARRLKGTIIPLNTDARRIVEYVRIEGKADRVIANLPKSSLEFLGVYDAVLKPGGVLHLYHLTYDPDTTRVELESRLPGWRIQESRLVLEYAPRAGVYRFDLVKP
- a CDS encoding NAD(+)/NADH kinase codes for the protein MLPVSSVQVVYKPTAECISIARKYSEVLRTHGITTGVSVVDDVDSSTIAGKDLIVSIGGDGTILRISRCLQKPTDTPLILPHQCGRRNSFYEDVTLEVDSIIERVLKGDFTVQLYPRGKVCVKENCFFFLNEAALINADLGKVAGFTVAISSPGLRSKYDFEGDGLIVSTAPGSAGYNLSARGPLTPAGLEILIVTHLNPIQLGMPSIIVEANLSVIEVSSRDYSVLYIDGENTTSLGRREPVRVTGSSSYLKIIRFSGVHDTVRRILGKRRIVY